From Campylobacter lari, one genomic window encodes:
- a CDS encoding ABC transporter ATP-binding protein, giving the protein MLKLDFEKIFKNKEKEFKLKVKFEVKEGEFCAIFGKSGSGKTTLLRILAGFEKAQGICTFNNTIFFDDKNFLSPQKRKLGFVFQDYALFENMNVEQNLLFAKKDLKFANELLELLDLSKHKKSHILELSGGQKQRIALARAIMQKPKLLLLDEPFSALDNEIKLHLHDYLLNIHKTYKITTILISHDVSEVYKLANKVIVLENGVIIKEGSPNEVFLKTQGSQKFAIKARILKLQKQDSIFIAILAIGNQISQVALSPLEAKDFKENDEVLLSQKAFALNLSKV; this is encoded by the coding sequence CTTTGAAAAAATCTTTAAAAATAAAGAAAAAGAATTTAAACTTAAGGTTAAATTTGAAGTCAAAGAAGGAGAATTTTGTGCTATTTTTGGAAAAAGTGGCAGTGGTAAAACTACGCTTTTAAGAATTTTAGCAGGTTTTGAAAAAGCACAAGGGATTTGCACTTTTAATAATACGATATTTTTTGATGATAAAAACTTTCTAAGCCCACAAAAAAGAAAACTTGGCTTTGTTTTTCAAGATTATGCTTTATTTGAAAATATGAATGTAGAGCAAAACTTACTTTTTGCTAAAAAAGATCTAAAATTTGCTAATGAACTTTTAGAACTTTTAGATTTAAGCAAACACAAAAAAAGTCATATTTTAGAACTAAGCGGGGGACAAAAACAACGCATAGCTTTAGCAAGAGCCATTATGCAAAAACCTAAACTTTTACTTTTAGATGAGCCATTTAGTGCCTTAGATAATGAGATAAAACTACACTTGCATGATTATCTTTTAAATATACATAAAACTTATAAAATCACTACTATTTTAATCAGCCATGATGTAAGTGAAGTTTATAAACTGGCTAATAAAGTCATTGTTTTAGAAAATGGAGTCATTATCAAAGAAGGCTCGCCTAATGAAGTTTTTTTAAAGACACAAGGCTCACAAAAATTTGCTATAAAAGCACGCATTTTAAAACTACAAAAACAAGATAGCATATTTATAGCCATACTTGCCATAGGTAATCAAATCAGCCAAGTAGCACTAAGCCCTTTAGAAGCTAAAGATTTTAAAGAAAATGATGAAGTGCTTTTGAGTCAAAAAGCTTTTGCGCTAAATTTAAGCAAAGTTTAA
- a CDS encoding 4Fe-4S dicluster domain-containing protein has protein sequence MKDFVFLENEDLIPLSDDISIVQKACNEEVFIGNSKLLNPEVYAPEINFYLKNSQDDVLKKAKTIESLYKIRSKVYDLGLDLEYTKEVGKNVIIVSNEDQNELIESLKKQEYKVLKLSNEQCLGVLGCVGELCVIALKDNEQVEIDCDFFLYDVKKESFDQQSGCYDLTTLSQEELIKLLNSNSPKYKFRNYISYDDSICQYHERRSIHCGKCAEICPSVAILKDDEQRKLEFSHVDCLSCGDCVGICPSGALDYAPMPRNSFYEILKFYEDKIILIIPEKMSIENLNITLKEDVMPFMIKGENYLDQAHFLAMLQTSGASVIFYSDGLSQGALEVIALMNEIFQRKFKQNAIFLAKDEKELLEAINQAHFIENLKFISYNPALLKREDFAIRLRELIKEENLGNIPSKEWIRYGKITINADTCTLCLSCVGACNVGALVADTKDNSLKFNASLCTTCGYCEASCAEKDTLMLQRSGIDLEKEYFSFMVLAQDELFACVECGKEFATKKAIEKIASIMKPRFMGDEAKIKTLYCCAECKAKVMIQSMNVL, from the coding sequence ATGAAAGATTTTGTATTTTTAGAAAATGAAGATTTAATTCCTTTAAGTGATGATATTAGCATAGTTCAAAAAGCCTGTAATGAAGAAGTTTTTATAGGAAATTCAAAGCTTTTAAATCCTGAAGTTTATGCACCTGAGATTAATTTTTACCTTAAAAACTCACAAGATGATGTGCTTAAAAAAGCCAAAACTATTGAGTCCTTATATAAGATTAGATCTAAAGTTTATGATTTAGGGCTTGATTTAGAATATACCAAAGAAGTGGGTAAAAATGTAATTATTGTAAGCAATGAGGATCAAAATGAGCTTATTGAAAGCTTAAAAAAACAAGAATACAAGGTTTTAAAACTAAGTAATGAGCAATGTTTGGGTGTTTTGGGTTGTGTAGGTGAGCTTTGCGTGATAGCTTTAAAAGATAATGAGCAAGTAGAGATTGATTGTGATTTTTTCTTATATGATGTAAAAAAAGAAAGTTTTGATCAACAAAGTGGTTGCTATGATTTAACTACTTTAAGTCAAGAAGAACTTATAAAACTTTTAAATTCTAATTCTCCAAAATATAAATTTAGAAATTATATTAGTTATGATGATAGCATTTGTCAATACCATGAAAGAAGAAGTATTCATTGTGGAAAATGTGCTGAAATTTGTCCTAGTGTGGCTATTTTAAAAGATGATGAGCAAAGAAAATTAGAATTTTCTCATGTGGATTGTTTAAGCTGTGGTGATTGTGTGGGGATTTGTCCTAGTGGAGCGCTTGATTATGCACCTATGCCACGCAATAGCTTTTATGAAATTTTAAAATTTTATGAAGATAAAATCATTTTAATAATCCCTGAGAAAATGTCTATAGAAAATTTAAATATCACTTTAAAAGAAGATGTAATGCCTTTTATGATTAAAGGCGAAAACTATCTTGATCAAGCACATTTTTTAGCTATGCTTCAAACAAGTGGTGCGAGTGTGATTTTTTATAGTGATGGCTTATCGCAAGGTGCTTTAGAAGTGATAGCTTTGATGAATGAAATTTTTCAAAGAAAATTTAAACAAAATGCAATTTTTCTAGCTAAAGATGAAAAAGAACTTTTAGAGGCTATAAATCAAGCTCATTTTATAGAAAATCTCAAATTTATTTCTTATAATCCTGCGCTTTTAAAAAGAGAAGATTTTGCTATAAGATTAAGAGAGCTTATAAAGGAAGAAAATTTAGGCAATATCCCAAGCAAAGAATGGATACGCTATGGAAAAATCACCATTAATGCAGACACCTGTACTTTATGTCTTTCTTGTGTGGGAGCTTGTAATGTAGGAGCTTTAGTGGCTGATACTAAAGATAATTCTTTGAAATTTAACGCAAGTTTATGTACTACCTGTGGGTATTGTGAGGCAAGTTGTGCTGAAAAAGATACTTTAATGCTTCAAAGAAGTGGGATAGATTTGGAAAAAGAGTATTTTTCTTTTATGGTTTTAGCTCAAGATGAACTTTTTGCTTGTGTAGAGTGTGGAAAAGAATTCGCTACTAAAAAGGCCATTGAAAAAATCGCTAGCATTATGAAGCCAAGATTTATGGGTGATGAAGCTAAGATAAAAACACTATATTGCTGTGCTGAATGTAAAGCAAAAGTAATGATACAAAGTATGAATGTGCTTTAA
- the selA gene encoding L-seryl-tRNA(Sec) selenium transferase: protein MNKFRNFPPINTLINDENLANYPLYLRSHFAKIVVSNCKKELSKNENLNFSLQDLLSKIAQSIDEFLNMQSQSLINASGVIIHTNLGRSIIDESIFERTKEIICSYSNLEFNMQSGKRGSRYNALSANLKILFDCEDCLIVNNNASAVFLILNTLAKNEEVITSRSELVEIGGNFRIPEVMLAAGVKLKEIGTTNKTHLYDYEKAINENTKMILKTHRSNFAFKGFFEEVSLSEIHALAKKKKLISYYDLGAGWCEKINKQLSKNEPSVKELLKHCDILSFSGDKLFGSTQAGIILGKKKYIQQLKKNQLLRMLRVDKITLAFLNETAKAYLEKEYEKIPTLKLLNDDLKTVEKKALFVKEKIPIKCELKASKSLVGGGSMPDKSLDTFVLSFDEKALLLQEKFRKKGVIGRVENGHFVLDFRSILEKDLNKIISIIKEVFHA from the coding sequence ATGAACAAATTTAGAAATTTTCCACCCATAAACACACTCATAAACGATGAAAACTTGGCTAACTACCCTTTGTATTTAAGATCTCATTTTGCAAAAATAGTTGTTTCAAATTGTAAAAAAGAACTGAGTAAAAATGAAAATTTAAATTTTAGCTTGCAAGATTTGCTAAGTAAAATTGCCCAAAGTATTGATGAGTTTTTAAACATGCAAAGTCAAAGTTTGATCAATGCTAGTGGAGTTATCATACATACTAATCTTGGTCGTAGCATTATTGATGAGAGTATTTTTGAAAGAACTAAAGAAATCATCTGTTCTTATTCAAATTTAGAGTTTAACATGCAAAGTGGTAAAAGAGGCTCAAGGTATAACGCACTTAGTGCAAATTTAAAAATATTATTTGATTGTGAAGATTGCTTGATTGTTAATAATAACGCTTCAGCTGTATTTTTAATCTTAAATACCTTAGCAAAAAATGAGGAAGTTATTACTTCAAGAAGTGAGCTAGTTGAGATTGGGGGAAATTTTAGAATTCCTGAAGTTATGCTAGCAGCTGGAGTTAAACTAAAAGAAATAGGCACGACTAATAAAACTCATTTATATGATTATGAAAAAGCTATCAATGAAAATACTAAGATGATTTTAAAAACTCATCGTTCTAATTTTGCTTTTAAAGGATTTTTCGAAGAAGTAAGCTTAAGTGAAATTCATGCTTTAGCAAAAAAGAAAAAACTCATATCTTATTATGATTTGGGCGCTGGATGGTGTGAAAAGATTAATAAACAACTTAGTAAAAATGAGCCAAGTGTAAAAGAGCTTTTAAAACATTGTGATATTTTAAGTTTTAGTGGCGATAAGCTTTTTGGCTCTACTCAAGCAGGCATTATACTTGGAAAGAAAAAATACATTCAACAATTAAAGAAAAATCAACTTCTAAGAATGCTAAGGGTTGATAAAATCACTCTAGCTTTTTTAAATGAAACTGCTAAAGCATACTTAGAAAAAGAATATGAAAAAATCCCTACACTAAAACTTTTAAATGATGATTTAAAAACCGTAGAAAAAAAGGCTCTCTTTGTCAAAGAAAAAATTCCTATAAAATGTGAGTTAAAAGCTTCTAAAAGTTTAGTAGGTGGTGGCTCTATGCCTGATAAAAGCTTAGATACTTTTGTGTTAAGTTTTGATGAGAAAGCTTTGCTTTTACAAGAAAAATTTAGAAAAAAAGGCGTAATCGGCCGTGTTGAAAATGGGCATTTTGTGCTAGATTTTAGAAGTATTTTAGAAAAAGATTTAAACAAAATAATAAGCATTATTAAAGAGGTATTTCATGCATAG
- the selB gene encoding selenocysteine-specific translation elongation factor: MHSIIIGTAGHIDHGKTSLIKALNGFEGDNLKEEQEKGITINLSFSNLKSENLNIAFIDVPGHESLIKTMISGAFGFRVCMFVIDINEGLKAQSIEHLRVLEFLGVKDVVLILSKVDLCKDLVQKQAELLKELKAFKINILKVFPTSIYDEQSILNLKNYLLSLKPKENDENLIFRYYIDRVFSLKGIGTVVTGSLNEGKISKNEKIFCLENQKDIIVKNIQIHEENVLEAKAYNRVALSLNCDYHELKKGYILSKKGVFKSFKSIDGVVFNTEIKHGSILEFCSGSKKLNAKISVIKEFEDRTYISLEFDKNLPLCFDDKFILLENGRIKSGGVVLNAVSEPLKKDIKAKYLALLEQKDLKKVFEFLKQTHKLGFGLLSSYQRFKLTHEQALNLAKSLNHVFVDEQALNVYDLNAMQTLKEFIDFIFSKNPYALISPHSIALRLSWASESFCAYTLKQMQEKLDFKDGIWFLKGQDFEKLQEKAHCELYEILKKEGIKPTAPYNLYEYLELDRKNGDLILKKLTKENKVKRLAHNLFIEKNTLENLMQEFLKLLQNHHLDVAFVKNHFQISRKYAIAYLEYLDKNYPQVKKIEEKRILKI; encoded by the coding sequence ATGCATAGTATCATCATAGGCACTGCTGGGCATATTGACCATGGTAAAACTTCGCTTATTAAAGCTTTAAATGGTTTTGAAGGTGATAATTTAAAAGAAGAGCAAGAAAAAGGCATTACGATTAATCTTAGTTTTTCAAATTTAAAAAGTGAAAATTTAAATATTGCTTTTATCGATGTGCCTGGGCATGAAAGTTTAATTAAAACTATGATAAGTGGTGCTTTTGGCTTTAGAGTGTGTATGTTTGTCATAGATATAAACGAGGGTTTAAAGGCTCAAAGTATAGAGCATTTAAGGGTTTTGGAATTTTTAGGCGTAAAAGATGTAGTGCTTATTTTGAGTAAGGTTGATTTATGCAAGGATTTAGTACAAAAGCAAGCAGAGCTTTTAAAAGAATTAAAAGCCTTTAAAATCAATATCTTAAAAGTTTTTCCAACTAGCATTTATGATGAGCAAAGTATATTAAATTTAAAAAACTATCTACTTAGTTTAAAGCCTAAAGAAAATGATGAAAATTTGATTTTTAGATACTACATTGATAGGGTTTTTTCTCTAAAAGGTATAGGAACGGTAGTAACAGGGAGTTTAAATGAAGGAAAAATAAGCAAAAATGAAAAAATATTTTGCCTTGAAAATCAAAAAGATATCATTGTAAAAAACATACAAATTCATGAAGAAAATGTTTTAGAAGCAAAAGCTTATAATAGAGTTGCTTTGAGTTTAAATTGTGATTATCATGAGTTAAAAAAAGGCTATATATTAAGTAAAAAAGGTGTTTTTAAAAGTTTTAAAAGTATCGATGGAGTTGTTTTTAATACAGAGATTAAACACGGGAGTATTTTAGAATTTTGTAGTGGCTCAAAAAAGCTTAATGCAAAAATTAGTGTAATCAAAGAATTTGAAGATAGAACTTATATTAGCTTAGAGTTTGATAAAAACCTACCTTTGTGTTTTGATGATAAATTCATCTTGCTTGAAAATGGGCGTATTAAAAGCGGTGGTGTGGTTCTTAATGCGGTAAGTGAGCCTTTAAAAAAAGATATAAAAGCTAAGTATTTAGCACTTTTAGAACAAAAAGATTTAAAAAAGGTATTTGAGTTTTTAAAACAAACTCACAAACTTGGCTTTGGATTACTTTCAAGCTATCAACGCTTTAAACTCACTCATGAGCAAGCCCTAAACCTAGCAAAAAGCTTAAATCATGTTTTTGTCGATGAGCAAGCTTTAAATGTATATGATTTAAATGCTATGCAAACTTTGAAAGAATTTATTGATTTTATTTTCTCTAAAAATCCTTATGCTTTAATCTCGCCTCATTCTATCGCCTTAAGGCTTAGCTGGGCAAGTGAGAGCTTTTGCGCTTATACACTCAAGCAAATGCAAGAAAAATTAGATTTTAAAGATGGCATATGGTTTTTAAAAGGACAAGATTTTGAAAAATTACAAGAAAAGGCTCATTGTGAGCTTTATGAAATTTTAAAAAAAGAAGGTATAAAACCTACTGCACCTTATAATCTTTATGAATATTTAGAGCTTGATAGGAAAAATGGGGATCTTATCTTAAAAAAACTCACCAAAGAAAATAAAGTCAAAAGATTAGCACATAATCTTTTTATAGAAAAAAATACTCTTGAAAATCTCATGCAAGAGTTTTTAAAACTTTTGCAAAATCATCATTTAGATGTAGCTTTTGTTAAAAATCATTTTCAAATTTCAAGAAAATATGCCATAGCTTATTTAGAATATCTTGATAAAAACTATCCTCAAGTTAAAAAAATAGAGGAAAAAAGAATATTAAAAATCTAA
- a CDS encoding thioredoxin fold domain-containing protein, with protein MKKSLALLTLASSLFAASNEEIINFFKKNPNLSNANISVSSREKIPDTNFEAVIVNFEISGKNFQEIVFTQDNIITTEVIDVKKGEFYSQVYQAKLMEKQQAEFSKKALVELKKEKMFISLGDKNKPLLYVFSDPECPYCRMHLDKIEETLKTHQVKFILTPIHDTSAFEKSALIYKKSKNAKDDAQKIAIMKKYYDKNLKDYKKPSEAEVKAVRETFAKYSKLGLRAVPTIIDAQK; from the coding sequence ATGAAAAAATCTTTAGCTCTCTTAACCCTTGCTAGCTCTTTATTTGCTGCAAGCAATGAAGAAATTATTAATTTTTTTAAGAAAAATCCAAATTTATCAAATGCAAACATTAGTGTTTCTAGTAGAGAAAAAATTCCTGATACTAACTTTGAAGCTGTGATAGTTAATTTTGAAATTAGTGGTAAAAATTTCCAAGAAATCGTTTTCACTCAAGATAATATCATCACAACTGAAGTAATTGATGTAAAAAAAGGTGAATTTTACTCTCAAGTTTATCAAGCAAAACTCATGGAAAAACAACAAGCTGAATTTTCAAAAAAAGCTCTAGTTGAACTTAAAAAAGAAAAAATGTTTATTTCTTTAGGCGATAAAAACAAACCTTTACTTTATGTTTTTAGCGATCCTGAATGTCCATATTGTAGAATGCATTTAGATAAAATAGAAGAAACACTAAAAACTCATCAGGTTAAATTTATCTTAACCCCTATCCATGATACTAGTGCTTTTGAAAAATCTGCATTAATTTACAAAAAAAGTAAAAATGCTAAAGATGATGCACAAAAAATCGCTATCATGAAAAAATATTATGATAAAAATTTAAAAGATTATAAAAAACCTAGTGAAGCTGAGGTTAAAGCAGTAAGAGAAACTTTCGCAAAATACTCTAAACTTGGTCTTCGTGCTGTGCCAACTATAATCGATGCTCAAAAATAA
- the gdhA gene encoding NADP-specific glutamate dehydrogenase, which produces MSIAKQYINETLEKIQATSPRQPIFFQAATEVLNSLEPLLESNKTYQDHAILERIVMPEKTTIFRVVYIDDAGKAQTHFGYRVQFNSSLGPYKGGIRFHPSVDLDVLKFLGFEQIFKNSLTGLMIGGAKGGANFDPKGKSEAEIMRFCQAFMAELSKIIGASTDVPAGDIGVGAREIGYMFGAYKKISSNFDGTLTGKKIPWGGSLVRTEATGYGCVYFTQEMLAKYNNALEGKECVVSGSGNVAIYTIEKLHQLGAKAITISDSDGFVYDKDGIDLDLLKEIKEVKRARVSDYAALKKGAVFTPKSAYKQGCNGVWSIPCDIAFPSATQNELNLEDIKTLYHNGCRMVAEGANMPSTLEAIDFMLNQKDFLFAPAKAANAGGVATSQLEMQQNASMCQWSFEEVDAKLHKIMKNIFENSYECAKAYNHEGNLVVGSNIAGFKKVADAMIDHGYI; this is translated from the coding sequence ATGAGTATAGCTAAACAATATATCAATGAAACCTTAGAAAAAATTCAAGCAACTTCCCCAAGACAACCTATCTTTTTTCAAGCAGCAACTGAGGTGTTAAATTCTTTAGAACCTTTACTTGAATCTAACAAAACTTATCAAGATCATGCTATATTAGAGCGTATTGTTATGCCTGAAAAAACGACTATTTTTAGAGTAGTATATATTGATGATGCAGGTAAAGCTCAAACGCATTTTGGTTATAGAGTACAGTTTAATTCTAGTTTAGGACCTTATAAAGGTGGGATCAGATTTCATCCTAGTGTAGATTTAGATGTTTTGAAATTTTTAGGTTTTGAACAAATTTTCAAAAATTCTCTAACAGGTTTAATGATAGGGGGAGCTAAAGGAGGAGCAAATTTTGACCCTAAAGGCAAAAGCGAAGCAGAAATTATGCGTTTTTGTCAAGCTTTTATGGCCGAGCTTTCAAAAATCATAGGTGCAAGCACTGATGTGCCAGCAGGCGATATAGGGGTTGGTGCTAGAGAAATTGGATATATGTTTGGAGCTTATAAGAAAATTAGCTCTAATTTTGATGGAACTTTAACGGGAAAGAAAATTCCATGGGGTGGAAGTTTAGTAAGAACAGAAGCAACAGGGTATGGCTGCGTGTATTTTACTCAAGAAATGCTAGCAAAATACAACAATGCATTAGAAGGAAAAGAGTGTGTAGTTTCAGGTAGTGGAAATGTGGCAATTTATACCATAGAAAAATTACATCAACTTGGTGCAAAAGCAATCACAATAAGCGATAGCGATGGATTTGTTTATGATAAAGATGGGATAGATTTAGATTTATTAAAAGAAATTAAAGAAGTAAAAAGAGCTAGAGTGAGTGATTATGCAGCGCTTAAAAAAGGTGCTGTTTTTACTCCAAAAAGCGCGTATAAACAAGGTTGTAATGGAGTATGGAGTATACCTTGTGATATAGCTTTTCCAAGTGCTACGCAAAATGAATTAAATTTAGAAGATATTAAAACCTTATATCACAATGGTTGTCGTATGGTAGCAGAGGGAGCTAATATGCCAAGCACACTTGAAGCGATCGATTTTATGTTAAATCAAAAAGACTTTTTATTTGCGCCAGCTAAGGCTGCTAATGCAGGTGGTGTAGCGACTTCTCAACTTGAAATGCAACAAAATGCAAGTATGTGTCAATGGAGCTTTGAGGAGGTTGATGCAAAATTACATAAGATTATGAAAAATATTTTTGAAAATTCATACGAGTGTGCAAAAGCTTATAATCATGAAGGAAATTTAGTAGTAGGTTCAAACATAGCAGGCTTTAAAAAAGTAGCTGATGCGATGATTGATCATGGTTATATTTAA
- a CDS encoding MqnA/MqnD/SBP family protein: MIFGKIDYLNLLPLHIYLKKSAFPSYVKQTTEYKKGVPSKLNRHLYFRRIDAAIISSVESRRKKYKTLNVGICASKKVKSVLVKKQSESKEDASSATSNALAKVLKQKGEVIIGDKALKLYLQNPKDYIDLCELWYEKTKLPFVFARFSCIKNFSIYKKMMKNFTKSKIFIPQYILLDYSKSRNLSQKEISAYLKLIYYKIGTKEQKALKKFLANANSKIL; the protein is encoded by the coding sequence ATGATTTTTGGTAAGATAGATTATCTTAATTTACTCCCTTTACATATCTATCTTAAAAAATCAGCTTTTCCTAGCTATGTTAAGCAAACTACAGAATACAAAAAAGGGGTTCCTAGTAAGCTAAATCGCCATTTGTATTTTAGACGCATTGATGCAGCGATTATCTCAAGTGTTGAAAGTCGTAGAAAAAAATACAAAACCTTAAATGTGGGGATTTGCGCAAGCAAAAAGGTAAAAAGCGTTTTAGTGAAAAAACAATCTGAAAGCAAAGAAGATGCAAGCTCTGCAACTTCTAATGCTCTTGCAAAAGTTTTAAAGCAAAAAGGGGAGGTTATCATCGGTGATAAGGCTTTAAAACTTTATTTGCAAAATCCAAAAGATTATATTGATTTATGCGAATTATGGTATGAAAAGACAAAACTACCTTTTGTTTTTGCTCGATTTTCTTGTATTAAAAATTTTTCTATTTATAAAAAAATGATGAAAAATTTCACAAAAAGTAAAATTTTCATTCCGCAATATATTTTGCTAGATTATTCTAAGTCAAGAAATCTTTCTCAAAAAGAAATTAGTGCATATTTAAAGCTAATTTACTACAAAATAGGAACAAAGGAGCAAAAGGCGCTAAAAAAATTTTTAGCCAATGCAAACAGCAAGATACTATAA
- a CDS encoding malic enzyme-like NAD(P)-binding protein, translated as MNLKEEALEYHLGGKVDIVARKPMDSAHDLSLAYSPGVAEPCIEIAKDETLAYKYTNKANLVAIVSDGSAVLGLGNIGASASKPVMEGKACLFKKFANVNAYDLEINAHSIDEIVTFCKAIAPTFGGINLEDISAPKCFEIEAALQDLGIPVMHDDQHGTAIISTAGLMNAMEISGKKFEDIKVVVSGAGAAGIASARMYRNLGVKNIVLVDSKGVINTQRDDLNKYKLEFVSDTKDSTLREALKGADVFLGLSAPKILDDEMILSMAKDPVIFALANPVPEVMPEDVKRVRNDAIVGTGRSDYPNQINNVLGFPFIFRGALDVKATKITENMKIAAAKALADLAKLEVTDEVKQAYGVEELSFGRDYVIPKPFDSRVKAVVSAAVAKAAVEDGVALINNFDYQRYFDSLK; from the coding sequence ATGAATTTAAAAGAAGAGGCTTTAGAATATCACTTAGGTGGTAAAGTAGATATTGTTGCTAGAAAGCCTATGGATAGTGCACATGATTTATCTTTGGCGTATTCTCCTGGGGTTGCTGAACCTTGTATTGAGATAGCAAAAGATGAAACTTTAGCTTATAAATACACTAATAAAGCTAATTTAGTTGCTATAGTAAGCGATGGTAGTGCAGTTTTAGGGCTTGGCAATATAGGAGCGAGTGCAAGCAAACCTGTTATGGAAGGAAAAGCTTGTTTGTTTAAAAAATTTGCTAATGTTAATGCTTATGATTTAGAAATTAATGCTCATAGTATAGATGAAATTGTTACCTTTTGTAAAGCTATAGCACCTACTTTTGGAGGAATTAATTTAGAAGATATTTCAGCACCAAAATGTTTTGAAATAGAAGCCGCTTTGCAAGATCTTGGAATTCCTGTAATGCATGATGATCAACATGGAACTGCGATCATTTCTACAGCAGGATTAATGAATGCTATGGAAATTAGTGGTAAAAAATTTGAAGATATTAAAGTAGTGGTAAGTGGTGCAGGTGCAGCAGGTATTGCAAGTGCTAGAATGTATAGAAATTTAGGGGTTAAAAATATCGTTTTAGTAGATAGTAAAGGTGTGATTAATACTCAAAGAGATGATTTAAATAAATACAAACTAGAATTTGTAAGCGATACCAAAGATAGCACTTTAAGAGAAGCTTTAAAAGGTGCTGATGTATTTTTGGGTTTGAGTGCACCTAAGATTTTAGATGACGAGATGATTTTAAGTATGGCAAAAGATCCCGTGATTTTTGCATTAGCTAATCCTGTACCTGAAGTAATGCCAGAAGATGTTAAAAGAGTTAGGAACGATGCTATAGTTGGAACAGGTAGAAGTGATTATCCAAATCAAATTAATAATGTTTTAGGTTTTCCTTTTATCTTTAGAGGAGCTTTAGATGTAAAGGCAACTAAAATTACTGAAAATATGAAAATAGCAGCCGCAAAAGCTTTGGCTGATTTAGCTAAGCTTGAAGTAACTGATGAGGTAAAACAAGCTTATGGAGTAGAAGAGCTTAGTTTTGGTAGAGATTATGTGATACCAAAACCATTTGATAGCAGAGTAAAAGCTGTAGTTAGTGCTGCGGTAGCAAAAGCTGCGGTTGAAGATGGAGTAGCTTTGATAAATAATTTTGATTATCAGAGATATTTTGATAGTTTAAAATAA